In the genome of Populus trichocarpa isolate Nisqually-1 chromosome 10, P.trichocarpa_v4.1, whole genome shotgun sequence, the window aaattagaaaaataatttcataaattattttaaataaaataaataaaaattaaaataataaaaaccaaatttaacagataaaaaagttgaaagatgatgaaaaaaatttcataaattatttcaaatataaataaatatcaatcaagaaaatatgaactaaatataataaataaaaaatttcaattaagaaaatgataagaaaaaaaagtaaagaacaatgaaaaaataagaaataaaatttatataaaaattaaattaaattaaattaaatttaaaataatcaacgaaaTACATTGTGGAGttgaacaaaacaaatatttacaataaaaaatatatagcaattaaaagattaaagattaaatttgatataattaacaaataacaagataattctgaatttttcacaattttcaaataaaagtaaatttttttctagaaattaagtcaatttttttattgattaatttttataagattaaacaaacacataaaaaaattaaaaataatttcaaaaaaactattttctattAAACAAACAATATCTGACAATCTACTTGCATTGGGAGTGGTGGCTATTGGTATCTGTCAAGAGTTTATACTTAGATGCTCTATTCCTAGCGTTTGGTTAGTAGATTATAAATTATCCCATTTAGCTTTGTTAAGTAAATTAGATAATACTTCTagtttaaaaactaattaattaaaattttaaataatttcaatcatgattaaattaatattattttactccaaggatttttttatttcattaatcgtttcatatatttacttttttttcctttttctatttaaaaaatgaaaaacaaaacatgaattgAATGAACAAGGttagttaattagtttttaaaactaaaaaaactatctaACCAGTTTTTCAAAACTAGATATACTGATTTATAATCCACTTGCATTTGTTTTAAATgatgtaaaaaaacaatgaagttaAGCCCTCAATCTTCAATATAGTGTTTAgattatttcttatattaaaagaaCAGGGGGTAAAAACCTGGCTAACAATGAAGGAGTTATGAACAATGAATaagctattcttttttttttctattaattttttaatttcttttatagattttattctctaataattttttgatttttttacaggTTTGGACCGAACCCGGACCGTccataaacaacaaaaatattttttattgttcacgTGAAAAGTGcaaaatgaattaattcactctccacagccgacataaaaagaaaaccagcTTGAAGCTACTTTTGATTAACTTGTATTTTAAACACAAATTATACTAGATTCTACATATAGTAAATTacgttttataatttatcaaataattttttttatttactttaaaaacagaagaaattacaaaaaaaaagaagaagaaacactgACATCTTGTTCACATAGCTGGATgtgttttaagaaatttttgttttatttaaaattaattttttaatattttttaaagattttaatatgagatgatataaaaaaataattttttaaaaataaaaaaatattattttaaaaatcactataaaATACCACTATTACCACCATTTCAAACTCTATCTTAGAGCGTAACTTTTCATTAAACATCCGAGTATCCAACTGATAATAGAAAACGGAAGGAAACCGAGGCAAGATTCTGATTGGATCGTGGAATTTCCTTGGTGGAATATCATTTTTCCTCCACAGCTCATTTCTTTTTTGGGGCAATACATCAAATCACTGGTATGTGATTTTTCTGATTGAATctctttgaattttctttctttgaatctGTGAATCTGAGGATACTAATCAAGTAATATTTTGAAATCGgaatctctttgttttttttccagggCTAAAGAACGAGATAATGGTTGAGGAAAGTACACGGCGTTTACCTATTGGATGCTTGGTGTTCGTGTAATTGCTAACAATGataattataagaagaagaagacgaataAGAAGAGGCACAGTGATGACACTGCCGAgcctgaagaagaagaagaagaagactttggcgaagaattcaaaatttgaaGCCAAGAGGAGGAAAGGAAACCAAGATACAGATAATAAAGAGTTGAATGATGATACTGACAGTGTCATAAACAAGAAAACGAGCAATCGGTTTAAGAGAAAGCGAAAAGCAAAAAGTAAGGCAGGGGAGGAGCTGTCTAATGAAGATTTAGTCAGCATTGCCGAAGAGGTGAGGTGATTCATTTACTGCTCAAGATGGATGTAATGCAATGTGGCATGCCATGTTTTACAAATTAAAGAATTGTTGAAGAATTTCATTTAAAACGGAAGCCATTCTGATGATGGATAGCATGATTGTTCATGCCAACAGAGACTTGTGAACTTGAATTGCCATTTCATCATATTTAATCACAATTAAGAAACAGAATTGTCGTTAAAGATACACTCTTTTCTCGGCTTAAGCGGTGTGTCTGGTGATTGATCCCAGGGTAGGTACGAAGATTCTTACAAAgtaatttctgtttttatttatttttaatattcttgaGTGAAAAGATCTCAAGACGGTATGATCTATATGCAGTATGTCAAAGTTGATGAGGATTCAAGGAAAAAGCATACATCAAGTAGAGAACGTAAATTACAAAGACAACTTACAACAGCAACTTCCTCTAAGCATGATTTAGAAGAGTCTCTCATTGTTCCTGATGACGAACATACATCAGCTAGCTGTGAAACACTGCTTCTTATAGTTCAACTCTGAATTTAGTAAGTGAACAAAATCTCATTTCCACAAGTAGGACAGGGGATACTGCACATGACATGTTGGATCTGTTTTTGGGCCCCTTGCTTAAGAAGCTGATGGAAGAGGACAGAATTTGTAACAAAGGATATGGATTTTTTTGCATATGAGCGGAAAAAGAAAAGTCAGAATGATGTTGGAGGAGGAATGGCGCCCCCGATGAAGAAGAGCATTCTCAAAGACAAGGTTACCTTGTTGCTTGACTGAATGAAAGATCCAAATTTCTTAACGGGGAGTCATCAATTATCCGGAAGCCAAAATATTGAGATGCTACTGTGATACTCTTAATTTGTTTCCATCAAGCAAGCAATCTCTGGAAACTTCCATCACCTCTTCACTACAGATGATATTTCCCCAGGTTTGTTTTTCTGctggcattttttttattcagtagtCTGAATGTTTACATGAAAAATGGTAGAAATTACTGAAGAATGCGTATAACAGTCCTGTCTGTATTTTGtgaattatcattataaaaggATTGTATTTCTACTAGAGCTGGTACTTGGTTATTGACTTGTTATGAAGTTTTCTGTCTTCAACTGTAGAATTAACTTCTTTTTTCAGCTAGACCACAGCTTTGTTCATACATACCAATATGATTTGGCAGTGGTAACTTGCATTTATGCCACCATCTTAGGAATCCCAAAGCCTTTGAATGCTCAATGAAGTTATTGtctaatttatattgttttttgatctGTCAGGATGTGTTATGATTCTGATTAAATATGGTATTACTATCTTGTAATCCAAATATTCCTTCTCAAGCCTGTAAAAGAACATTGGATGAAGATTGTCTAGAAATATTCACCACAATAACATTCCTGGGAATATGAGATTCCATGAAAAACACAGGATTGCTTGCAATCTTAAATTCCAGGCTTGTTGCATGGCAAGATAGCTGAAAAATAATGGATGAATGTCAAGTTGATTAGTATAGGATTAGCCTACAATCATTTACTTTGGTGGCAATCTTATCTGGACCTCATTCATGCACACACACACTTCTATCCATGTCATTAGGACCTTGACATGTAGGTCacaaactatatattttaatcagtGAAGCTTTTACTAGGGCATTTGGGGCCCTGGAGGAACAATGAGAGATGGTGCATGCACAAGGGATCTCAGATGGATGGTGAATTGCCTGATTTTAGAggtaaattattaatatactaTTAATGTAACTGGCCATGATCTTTTCTTT includes:
- the LOC18102531 gene encoding uncharacterized protein LOC18102531, whose protein sequence is MIIIRRRRRIRRGTVMTLPSLKKKKKKTLAKNSKFEAKRRKGNQDTDNKELNDDTDSVINKKTSNRFKRKRKAKSKAGEELSNEDLVSIAEEYVKVDEDSRKKHTSSRERKLQRQLTTATSSKHDLEESLIVPDDEHTSASCETLLLIVQL